The proteins below come from a single Alkalinema sp. FACHB-956 genomic window:
- a CDS encoding FtsW/RodA/SpoVE family cell cycle protein — MQLRYLIPFFDTTAKDWAIEARLARWLTFIWLLVGLMVMFSASYPAGDNEFGNGWYYLQRQAIFALVGLVGFNWIIHSPLRTLLSTAHWGLLLFLGLIWVTDLPGFASIGGAARWIPIGPFLLQPSEFVKPFLVLQSARIFGQWDRLTWKKRLTWLGVFCLVLLGILIQPNLSTTALCGMVIWLIALAAGLPWVYLVSTAVGGVLLATLSIAFREYQRKRVLSFLNPWADPTGDGYQLTQSLMAIGSGGWFGTGYGQSHQKLGFLPIQYTDFIFAVFSEEFGLVGGVMLLLMLVAYATLGLYIAQKAQNIVHRLVAIGIVVLIVGQSILNIGVATGTLPTTGLPFPLWSYGGSSMLSSFISVALLIRVARENTEAEVVSFPEAAIPRPTVVPFPKPVRPNFFQSWLKKFQMRGDHTSSSPKASQKLTNQKPTNKARSRRRRSRP, encoded by the coding sequence ATGCAACTGCGTTACCTCATTCCCTTTTTTGACACCACGGCCAAGGATTGGGCGATCGAAGCTCGCTTGGCACGATGGCTCACCTTTATTTGGCTGTTGGTGGGATTGATGGTGATGTTTTCCGCTTCCTATCCGGCGGGTGACAATGAGTTTGGCAATGGCTGGTACTACCTCCAACGTCAAGCAATTTTTGCCTTAGTTGGTTTGGTGGGCTTTAACTGGATTATCCATTCCCCCCTGCGCACCCTACTTTCCACGGCTCACTGGGGCTTGTTACTGTTTCTTGGGTTAATTTGGGTCACGGATTTACCGGGCTTTGCGTCTATCGGAGGGGCCGCACGATGGATCCCGATCGGTCCTTTCTTGCTACAACCGTCGGAATTTGTCAAACCCTTTCTGGTCTTGCAAAGTGCCCGGATTTTTGGCCAGTGGGATCGTCTGACTTGGAAAAAACGACTGACTTGGCTGGGGGTGTTTTGCCTGGTGCTGCTGGGCATTCTGATTCAGCCTAACCTCAGTACCACTGCGCTCTGTGGCATGGTGATCTGGTTGATCGCCCTAGCGGCTGGCTTACCTTGGGTTTATTTAGTCAGTACAGCGGTCGGTGGGGTGTTACTGGCAACTTTGAGTATTGCTTTTCGGGAATACCAGCGCAAACGAGTGCTCTCGTTTCTCAACCCCTGGGCGGATCCTACGGGTGATGGTTATCAGTTAACCCAGAGCTTGATGGCGATCGGATCGGGAGGTTGGTTTGGCACCGGCTATGGTCAATCGCACCAAAAGTTAGGTTTTTTGCCGATTCAGTACACTGACTTTATTTTTGCGGTGTTCTCTGAAGAGTTTGGTCTCGTGGGGGGGGTGATGTTGCTGCTCATGCTGGTGGCCTATGCCACACTGGGACTCTATATCGCCCAAAAAGCCCAAAATATTGTGCACCGCTTAGTCGCGATCGGGATTGTTGTGCTGATTGTGGGGCAGTCAATTTTGAATATTGGTGTGGCAACGGGCACACTGCCGACTACGGGCTTACCGTTTCCGCTCTGGAGTTACGGCGGTAGTTCAATGTTGTCCAGCTTTATTTCCGTGGCGCTATTAATCAGGGTCGCGCGGGAGAATACAGAAGCAGAAGTCGTATCGTTCCCAGAAGCGGCAATTCCGCGTCCGACGGTGGTTCCCTTTCCCAAGCCCGTTCGCCCGAATTTTTTCCAATCTTGGCTGAAAAAGTTTCAAATGCGCGGCGATCACACCTCATCTTCGCCCAAAGCATCCCAGAAGCTGACAAACCAGAAGCCAACAAACAAGGCGCGATCGCGCCGACGGCGATCGCGCCCCTAG
- a CDS encoding alcohol dehydrogenase catalytic domain-containing protein, whose amino-acid sequence MLAAVLYGQEDLKLETVPDPEPAAGEVVIQVKAATTCGTDLKVWRRGGHARMLKPPTLFGHEVAGTIAAVGEGVTQWQVGDRIVANNSAPCGQCFFCQRQEFSLCQNLLFNNGTFAERVKIPAPIVAQNLLPIPDELPFALAAMTEPLACVLHGIARSNARPGNRIVLLGDGAIGLLFVAALAAGYRVGQPSEIIVLGGSPQRLAIAEQLGATQTFLHREVADIPALIWSLTEGWGADIVIEATGVPSAWELAIACGRPGSTINLFGGCPKNTTIAVNTEQLHYNELTLKGVFHNTPEFVRAALQFIHSGIAPLELLISDHRPLDQLGQALADMRDRKVIKVAMEP is encoded by the coding sequence GTGCTAGCGGCTGTACTCTACGGACAGGAAGACCTGAAACTGGAAACCGTTCCCGACCCAGAACCCGCAGCGGGGGAAGTGGTGATTCAAGTCAAGGCGGCGACGACCTGCGGCACTGACCTGAAGGTGTGGCGACGGGGTGGCCATGCCCGTATGCTCAAACCTCCGACTTTGTTTGGCCATGAGGTGGCAGGCACGATCGCCGCAGTGGGGGAGGGCGTGACCCAGTGGCAGGTGGGCGATCGGATCGTGGCCAATAACTCTGCCCCCTGTGGCCAATGTTTTTTCTGTCAGCGGCAGGAATTCTCCCTCTGTCAAAATTTACTATTCAATAACGGCACCTTTGCCGAACGGGTCAAAATTCCCGCGCCGATCGTCGCCCAAAATCTGTTGCCGATTCCTGACGAGTTACCCTTTGCCCTGGCCGCCATGACCGAACCCTTGGCCTGTGTGCTGCATGGCATTGCCCGATCGAATGCCCGTCCCGGCAATCGCATCGTTTTGTTAGGCGATGGGGCGATCGGGTTGCTGTTTGTGGCGGCCTTGGCGGCGGGGTATCGCGTGGGTCAACCTTCGGAAATCATTGTCCTCGGTGGCAGTCCCCAACGGTTGGCGATCGCGGAGCAACTGGGCGCAACCCAAACCTTTCTCCATCGCGAGGTGGCGGATATTCCCGCATTAATCTGGAGTTTGACCGAGGGCTGGGGAGCCGATATTGTCATCGAAGCGACGGGGGTGCCCAGTGCGTGGGAATTGGCGATCGCCTGTGGACGACCCGGATCCACCATCAACCTGTTTGGCGGTTGTCCCAAAAATACAACGATTGCCGTCAATACTGAGCAGTTGCACTATAACGAACTCACCCTCAAAGGCGTTTTCCACAACACCCCGGAATTTGTCCGGGCAGCGCTCCAATTCATCCACAGTGGCATTGCCCCCTTGGAATTATTGATTAGTGACCACCGACCGCTGGATCAGTTGGGCCAAGCCTTGGCCGACATGCGCGATCGCAAAGTTATCAAGGTTGCCATGGAACCGTGA
- the mnmA gene encoding tRNA 2-thiouridine(34) synthase MnmA, giving the protein MKKVVVGLSGGVDSSTTAALLQDQGYQVEGMTLWLMKGKGQCCSEGMVDAAKLCEKMGVPHHIVDSRDNFEENIVNYLVEGYRQGITPLPCSNCNKAVKFSPMLDYAQRELGIDLIATGHYARTRYDEATGRWQLLRAFDRNKDQTYFLYDLSQDVLAHVIFPLGEIQKTETRQLANQFELHTADKPESQDLCLVEANGSMQAFLDKYITSTTGDIVDQSGQVLGQHGGIHHYTIGQRKGLGIAYSEPLYVIGLDAVMNRVIVGTKEEAYQTECTVQRVNWVSIGQPTAPIQAEVQIRYRSKPSPATIVPLEEGRIKILFSEPQLSITPGQAAVWYDGEVLLGGGIIERPATSP; this is encoded by the coding sequence ATGAAAAAGGTTGTCGTTGGACTTTCCGGTGGGGTAGACAGTTCCACTACTGCGGCTCTCTTGCAGGATCAAGGATATCAAGTGGAAGGCATGACCCTTTGGTTAATGAAGGGCAAGGGGCAGTGCTGCTCGGAAGGGATGGTGGATGCGGCGAAGCTGTGCGAAAAAATGGGCGTCCCCCATCACATCGTCGATAGCCGAGACAACTTTGAAGAAAACATTGTGAATTACTTGGTGGAGGGCTATCGCCAGGGAATTACACCGTTGCCTTGCTCCAATTGCAATAAGGCGGTGAAGTTTAGCCCCATGCTGGATTATGCCCAACGGGAATTGGGGATTGACCTGATTGCGACGGGACATTACGCCCGCACTCGCTACGATGAGGCGACGGGACGCTGGCAATTACTGCGGGCCTTCGATCGCAATAAAGATCAGACCTATTTTCTTTACGATTTAAGCCAGGATGTCTTGGCCCATGTGATTTTTCCGTTGGGTGAAATCCAGAAAACGGAAACGCGCCAACTGGCCAACCAATTTGAATTACACACTGCCGACAAGCCGGAAAGCCAGGATCTCTGCTTGGTGGAAGCGAATGGTTCCATGCAGGCATTTTTGGATAAGTACATTACCTCCACCACAGGCGACATTGTTGATCAATCCGGCCAGGTGTTAGGTCAGCACGGTGGCATCCATCACTATACGATCGGGCAACGGAAGGGCTTGGGTATTGCCTACAGTGAGCCGCTCTATGTGATTGGCTTGGATGCGGTGATGAATCGGGTCATTGTTGGAACGAAGGAAGAGGCGTACCAGACGGAATGCACGGTACAGCGGGTCAATTGGGTGTCGATCGGTCAACCCACGGCTCCCATCCAAGCGGAAGTGCAAATTCGCTATCGATCGAAACCTTCGCCAGCGACGATCGTGCCGTTGGAAGAGGGTCGAATCAAGATTTTATTTAGCGAACCTCAACTGAGCATTACCCCCGGTCAAGCAGCGGTTTGGTATGACGGTGAAGTGTTACTGGGGGGCGGCATTATCGAACGGCCTGCAACGTCACCCTGA
- a CDS encoding AbrB/MazE/SpoVT family DNA-binding domain-containing protein translates to MNTAQISTDGTHQIVIIPEDFKMSGTEVYIKKVGGAIVLIAKDAPWQSLFDSLEQFSDDFMTAREQLPLDIREAF, encoded by the coding sequence ATGAACACTGCTCAAATTAGCACCGATGGAACCCATCAAATTGTGATAATCCCCGAAGACTTCAAAATGTCGGGCACTGAGGTTTACATCAAAAAAGTTGGAGGTGCGATCGTTCTGATTGCTAAAGATGCCCCCTGGCAGTCCCTGTTTGACAGTTTAGAGCAATTCTCTGACGATTTTATGACCGCTAGAGAGCAGCTCCCCCTCGACATTCGAGAGGCATTTTAG
- a CDS encoding nucleotidyltransferase family protein encodes MTIAAIELPMEKIAEFCDRWQVTEFALFGSVLRDDFRPDSDIDVMVQFHPEAHPTLFDLAYMEDELKVLFQRDVDLVTRKGIETSRNYLRRNAILSSAQVIYGTRSSISA; translated from the coding sequence ATGACGATTGCGGCGATCGAACTACCGATGGAAAAAATTGCTGAGTTTTGCGATCGGTGGCAAGTGACAGAATTTGCCCTCTTTGGTTCCGTCCTACGCGATGACTTTCGCCCCGACAGCGATATTGATGTGATGGTGCAATTTCATCCAGAAGCCCATCCAACCCTATTCGACTTAGCTTACATGGAGGACGAATTAAAGGTACTCTTTCAGCGTGACGTTGATTTGGTGACCCGTAAAGGGATTGAGACAAGTCGTAACTACCTGCGTCGCAACGCAATTCTCTCCTCTGCTCAGGTAATTTATGGAACGCGATCTTCAATCTCTGCTTGA
- a CDS encoding Uma2 family endonuclease — protein MMMQAEEKKSYTPDEYLDFEVSSDTRHEYINGEIIPMTGGTPEHNEIASILNAALRMSLKGQPYSIFVADQRLWIPDRQLYTYPDVVVVPRPIQRQQGRADTITNPVMIAEVLSKSTKNYDRDEKFAAYRTIPTFQEYLLVDQYIPHVEQYVKTDAHQWIFTEYNDMNSSISLSSIPLEIQLADLYENIEFGSS, from the coding sequence ATGATGATGCAAGCTGAAGAGAAAAAAAGCTACACACCAGATGAGTATCTTGACTTTGAGGTGAGTTCAGACACACGCCATGAGTATATCAATGGAGAAATCATTCCCATGACGGGCGGCACCCCTGAACATAATGAAATTGCCAGTATTCTTAATGCAGCCCTGAGAATGAGCTTAAAAGGTCAACCCTACAGTATTTTTGTGGCTGATCAGCGGCTCTGGATTCCCGATCGCCAGCTTTATACCTACCCAGATGTCGTGGTTGTCCCTCGGCCAATCCAGCGACAACAGGGGCGCGCCGACACAATTACAAACCCTGTAATGATTGCTGAAGTCCTTTCCAAGTCAACCAAAAACTACGATCGTGACGAGAAATTTGCTGCTTATCGCACTATCCCAACATTCCAAGAATATCTATTGGTTGATCAATACATTCCTCATGTTGAGCAATACGTCAAAACTGATGCTCACCAATGGATCTTTACTGAATATAACGATATGAATTCATCAATTTCCCTATCGTCCATTCCCTTAGAAATACAGTTAGCTGATCTCTATGAAAATATTGAATTTGGATCATCATGA
- a CDS encoding Uma2 family endonuclease: protein MIAQLETKRYSTDEYLELEIVADIRNEYRNGDIIPMNGGTPNHNDIAGNLYILLKSTLKGKKYRTFYADQRLWIPSVTVYTYPDVMVVPQPIELQTGRKDTVVNPCFIAEVLSKSTQNYDRSEKFIAYRSIPTFQEYLLIDQYRIHVEHHVKTAPHQWLFSEYDDPNATLPLSSFEFQIQIADLYESIEFEA from the coding sequence ATGATTGCTCAACTGGAAACAAAACGCTACAGCACTGATGAATATTTAGAACTCGAAATTGTAGCTGACATTCGCAATGAGTATCGCAACGGAGACATTATTCCTATGAATGGTGGAACACCCAACCATAATGATATTGCTGGTAATTTGTATATCCTATTGAAGTCCACCTTAAAGGGAAAAAAGTACCGAACATTCTATGCCGATCAACGGCTTTGGATTCCTTCAGTGACTGTCTACACCTACCCGGATGTAATGGTTGTTCCCCAACCGATCGAACTCCAAACCGGACGAAAAGATACCGTTGTCAATCCCTGTTTTATTGCGGAGGTATTATCTAAATCCACACAGAACTACGATCGTAGTGAGAAATTCATTGCCTATCGCAGCATTCCTACATTCCAGGAATATTTACTCATTGATCAATACCGCATCCACGTCGAGCATCATGTTAAAACTGCCCCGCATCAGTGGTTGTTTTCTGAATACGACGATCCAAACGCAACCCTCCCTTTGAGCAGTTTTGAGTTCCAAATTCAAATTGCCGATCTCTACGAAAGCATTGAATTTGAAGCCTAG
- a CDS encoding phosphatidate cytidylyltransferase — MAGLPWARIGSSLVAIPLALVMLLLGGWYFTAGFCLIVLLGQLEYFQLAKAKGLAPAIKTTLIVSQVLLVLSNVNPSLADALFPIAGTFICFYLLFQTKMASIADIAASVLGLFYGGYLPSFWIRLRALQQLDFSNLPLDGFWITSWKTVTMQGVPQGLSHIVLAFFCIWAADIGAYVFGRILGRTRLSDISPKKTVEGAVFGFAGSLGIAIVGAWVLHWPFFVVSGASFGLLIAVSSLLGDLTESLMKRDAGVKDSGALIPGHGGILDRTDSYVFTAPLVYYFVTLLLPLLCNIG; from the coding sequence ATGGCAGGACTACCTTGGGCGCGCATTGGCAGTAGCTTGGTGGCGATTCCCCTGGCTTTGGTAATGTTGCTGTTGGGGGGCTGGTATTTTACGGCGGGCTTCTGTCTCATTGTATTGCTGGGTCAGTTGGAATATTTTCAGCTTGCCAAGGCTAAGGGGTTGGCACCGGCCATCAAAACCACATTGATTGTCAGCCAAGTGTTACTGGTTTTGTCGAATGTCAATCCGTCGCTGGCAGACGCGCTGTTCCCGATCGCTGGAACCTTCATTTGCTTCTACCTATTGTTCCAAACCAAGATGGCCAGCATTGCAGACATTGCGGCTTCGGTTTTGGGATTGTTCTATGGGGGATATCTGCCCAGTTTTTGGATTCGCTTGCGGGCACTCCAGCAACTTGATTTCAGTAATTTGCCCTTAGATGGCTTCTGGATTACGTCTTGGAAAACCGTGACGATGCAAGGGGTTCCCCAGGGGCTTAGCCACATTGTTCTGGCCTTTTTCTGCATTTGGGCTGCGGATATTGGAGCCTATGTGTTTGGTCGGATCCTGGGTCGGACGCGGCTCTCGGATATCAGTCCTAAGAAAACGGTGGAAGGAGCAGTATTCGGATTTGCAGGTAGCCTAGGCATTGCGATCGTGGGAGCATGGGTGCTGCACTGGCCCTTTTTCGTGGTGTCTGGGGCGTCGTTTGGCTTGCTGATTGCGGTTTCCAGCCTGTTGGGTGACCTGACGGAATCCTTGATGAAGCGGGATGCGGGGGTGAAGGATTCTGGCGCGTTGATTCCCGGCCACGGGGGGATTCTTGATCGCACTGATAGCTATGTATTCACAGCACCGTTAGTCTATTACTTTGTGACGTTGCTCTTACCGTTGCTATGCAATATCGGTTGA
- the cbiT gene encoding precorrin-6Y C5,15-methyltransferase subunit CbiT gives MAAPLWPYVTPGIPDELFESLPGIPLSQREIRLLLLSHLRLKVDSVLWDIGAGTGTIPVEAGLLCPQGKIVAVERDEEVASLIRRNCDRFGVANVDIIEGNAPDCLTDLAPNPDRICLEGGRPIKLLLAALWQRLAPEGRMVAIATSLESLYQISESFAELQVRNIEVVQSSINRLEKRGSGQTFAAVDPIFVLSGEKLDW, from the coding sequence ATGGCTGCTCCCCTCTGGCCCTACGTCACCCCCGGTATTCCCGATGAGTTGTTTGAGAGCTTGCCAGGAATCCCCCTGAGTCAACGGGAAATTCGGTTGTTGCTGCTGTCTCATTTGCGGCTCAAGGTGGACTCAGTGCTGTGGGATATTGGGGCAGGGACGGGCACGATTCCCGTAGAAGCGGGCTTACTGTGCCCTCAGGGGAAAATTGTCGCGGTGGAACGGGATGAAGAAGTCGCTAGCTTGATCCGCCGTAATTGCGATCGCTTTGGTGTGGCCAATGTTGACATTATTGAAGGGAATGCGCCCGATTGTTTAACAGACCTAGCGCCCAATCCCGATCGCATTTGCCTAGAGGGGGGACGACCCATCAAGTTATTGCTAGCCGCCCTCTGGCAACGCCTTGCGCCGGAAGGCCGCATGGTTGCCATTGCCACGAGCTTAGAAAGCCTGTATCAAATTTCGGAAAGTTTTGCGGAACTGCAAGTGCGCAATATCGAAGTTGTGCAATCGTCGATTAATCGCCTGGAAAAACGAGGCAGTGGCCAAACCTTTGCAGCGGTTGATCCGATCTTTGTTCTGAGTGGAGAAAAGTTAGATTGGTAG
- a CDS encoding DUF3143 domain-containing protein: protein MDLPSADTPLYNHPLPQIEAWLQGHGCEQDRDSLHCWTIQRDAWQAELWLDTEQLTIRYLNAGEDGRDVQRSFKYSLSRKDIESAVFAGP from the coding sequence CTGGATTTGCCCTCTGCAGATACCCCTCTGTATAACCATCCTTTGCCCCAGATTGAAGCATGGTTACAAGGTCACGGCTGCGAGCAAGATCGGGATTCTCTCCATTGTTGGACGATCCAGCGAGATGCTTGGCAGGCAGAACTGTGGCTTGATACGGAACAACTGACGATCCGCTACCTCAATGCGGGAGAGGATGGTCGGGATGTGCAGCGATCGTTCAAATATTCCCTGAGCCGCAAAGATATCGAATCTGCCGTATTTGCAGGGCCTTAG
- a CDS encoding J domain-containing protein encodes MTQNSSQPSQLPAQNWKEATYYDRLGLHPAASVIAIRRAYRDLSKLYHPDTTQLPPAIAKQAFQELNEAYATLSSPERRLAYDHTIGYARVAVIRPLPKLYEPPSQYDPLASSYLDPDDRPLSAGELFALFILGVTLIGCILLAVVVGLTQSPPRAALFQVLRSPMAVSLGDPSPVTLAVSESDGSVTSFLVSSPSTTHHTLG; translated from the coding sequence ATGACGCAGAATTCGAGCCAACCGAGCCAGCTACCCGCCCAGAATTGGAAAGAGGCTACCTACTACGATCGCCTGGGACTCCATCCCGCCGCATCGGTAATTGCCATTCGTCGGGCCTACCGCGACCTAAGTAAGCTGTACCATCCCGATACGACGCAACTACCGCCCGCGATCGCCAAGCAAGCCTTTCAGGAACTGAATGAAGCATACGCCACCTTAAGCAGTCCTGAACGTCGCCTAGCTTACGATCACACGATTGGCTATGCGCGGGTCGCGGTGATTCGGCCTCTGCCCAAGTTGTATGAACCGCCCTCCCAGTACGATCCCTTAGCGTCTTCCTACCTGGATCCCGACGATCGCCCCCTATCGGCTGGTGAACTGTTTGCACTGTTTATTTTGGGGGTCACGCTGATTGGCTGCATTTTGCTAGCGGTGGTGGTGGGTTTAACCCAGTCCCCGCCCCGTGCCGCCCTATTCCAGGTGCTGAGGTCTCCAATGGCCGTTTCCCTGGGAGACCCTTCTCCTGTTACGCTTGCTGTATCTGAATCTGACGGTTCTGTAACTTCGTTTTTGGTGTCTTCCCCCTCCACAACCCACCATACCCTTGGGTAA
- a CDS encoding Crp/Fnr family transcriptional regulator, whose product MMQSSTLGSTDAKQLRQLLENQYQGSSLKTFKRGQTIPLLPQDVWVVYRGVVQLVTLYPSGDEAVLGFAVPLMPFGMPLTITQPYQAIALTDVDLMRLQMTDIEQSPALTQCLLQQMHRRLQQTEALLALASYRRVEERLLHLLDLLTQELGQPSEDGNIRLSARLTHQHLANTIGTTRVTITRLLGQLRDRGYLTLDEHRHLVIRNRLIQQAMGESFSA is encoded by the coding sequence ATGATGCAATCCTCAACCCTCGGTTCAACGGACGCCAAACAGCTTCGCCAACTTCTGGAAAATCAATATCAAGGTTCCAGCCTCAAAACCTTCAAACGAGGTCAGACAATTCCTTTATTACCGCAGGATGTGTGGGTGGTCTACCGGGGGGTTGTTCAGCTGGTGACCCTTTACCCCAGCGGCGATGAAGCGGTTTTGGGCTTTGCAGTGCCACTCATGCCCTTTGGGATGCCCCTCACCATCACGCAGCCCTACCAAGCGATCGCACTGACAGATGTGGATCTCATGCGATTGCAAATGACCGACATTGAACAGTCCCCAGCGCTGACCCAATGCTTGCTGCAACAAATGCACCGTCGCCTGCAACAAACGGAAGCCCTGCTCGCCTTGGCGAGTTATCGCCGCGTTGAGGAACGTTTGCTGCACCTCCTCGATCTGCTCACCCAGGAATTGGGGCAACCCAGCGAAGATGGCAACATTCGCCTCAGTGCTCGCTTGACCCACCAGCATCTTGCCAACACGATCGGAACCACCCGTGTGACCATCACCCGCCTATTGGGGCAACTCCGCGATCGGGGTTACCTCACCTTAGACGAGCATCGCCACTTGGTGATTCGCAACCGCCTCATTCAGCAGGCCATGGGGGAATCGTTCAGTGCCTAG
- a CDS encoding septal ring lytic transglycosylase RlpA family protein yields MRISRLAWGISLATVLLSVGQMLPSQNPPSLPDLSHSSKEKSLGEEDSQDFIAFQVMHGLGHWLTYPLSAAAAVASPTPTSGKNLSNQETNLAWVTRVEHFFFTPETQAHPAAVAISPTTPAEASAPSVQPQDSQSAVNSASQDPMIGGVLFQTMQGFVGNVQDLAADWNAIFPPVVVVSARDSEQLIAGVSFRELRQHLWNCSQPTKSFGTNPTDPSFYHVWVKGCRVAIFPDRGQAESFAQRLSQQLQPLSLNLSQLKPVLDGKDFVGKIENQEIFRISPDLAHRLGWNAELLAIDWINNLRAALGQNPLDLAQAQIEIYGLQETPKVLDGVASWYGPYFHGRITATGEVYNQFDLTVAHRDLPFDTFLKVTNRKNGKSVVVRVNDRGPYVDEHLRILDLSYRAATCLDSDETGLADIEAVVLTPGPGSPLAAGQQIAKAEDTSSVQ; encoded by the coding sequence ATGCGTATATCTCGTTTAGCATGGGGGATTTCCCTGGCAACCGTCCTGCTTTCCGTAGGGCAAATGTTGCCCAGTCAAAATCCACCTTCTCTTCCTGACCTGTCTCATTCAAGCAAGGAGAAAAGTCTGGGGGAAGAAGATTCCCAAGATTTCATCGCTTTCCAGGTTATGCATGGCTTAGGCCACTGGTTAACCTACCCATTGTCTGCGGCTGCGGCTGTGGCTTCCCCTACGCCCACTTCTGGGAAAAACTTGTCCAACCAGGAGACTAACTTAGCGTGGGTGACCCGTGTAGAACATTTTTTCTTTACGCCAGAAACTCAAGCCCATCCTGCTGCAGTGGCCATTTCCCCAACTACGCCCGCAGAAGCGTCTGCTCCGTCTGTACAACCCCAAGATTCTCAATCTGCTGTTAACTCAGCCAGTCAGGATCCGATGATTGGAGGAGTCTTGTTCCAGACCATGCAAGGATTCGTGGGGAATGTTCAAGATTTGGCCGCAGACTGGAACGCAATTTTTCCCCCAGTGGTGGTGGTTTCAGCACGGGATTCGGAGCAATTAATTGCAGGGGTCTCTTTTAGAGAATTACGCCAACACCTGTGGAATTGTTCTCAACCCACCAAATCCTTTGGAACAAATCCTACCGATCCAAGTTTCTACCATGTTTGGGTGAAAGGATGCCGGGTGGCGATTTTCCCCGATCGTGGCCAAGCGGAAAGCTTTGCCCAACGCCTGAGCCAACAACTACAACCCCTCTCCCTGAATCTCAGTCAACTCAAACCAGTTTTAGACGGCAAAGACTTTGTTGGCAAAATTGAGAACCAGGAAATCTTCCGCATTTCTCCTGACTTAGCCCACAGGCTAGGCTGGAACGCTGAACTGTTAGCGATCGACTGGATTAACAATTTACGAGCGGCTCTTGGACAAAATCCCTTGGACTTAGCCCAGGCTCAAATTGAGATCTATGGGTTGCAGGAAACCCCCAAGGTTTTAGATGGGGTTGCTTCTTGGTATGGCCCCTACTTCCATGGTCGGATTACCGCCACCGGTGAAGTGTATAACCAGTTCGATCTCACCGTAGCCCACCGTGATTTGCCCTTTGATACGTTTTTGAAAGTTACCAATCGCAAAAACGGCAAAAGCGTCGTGGTACGGGTTAACGATCGCGGCCCTTATGTCGATGAACATCTGCGCATTCTGGATCTTTCCTACCGAGCCGCAACCTGCTTGGATAGCGATGAAACAGGTTTAGCAGATATTGAAGCTGTGGTACTGACGCCAGGCCCTGGCTCTCCCCTAGCGGCAGGACAGCAAATCGCTAAGGCTGAGGACACCTCTTCTGTGCAGTAA